GATATCTCTGTACTAAACCATTTCTCCACCTCACCTACTCTCGACTTGGCACAATGCATTATGCTTGATACATCATCCTGAGAGCAACCCGCTCTACGTAATACCAAGATCGCTAGACACTTATCGATGTTAGATGGGGCTTCCACAAAAACTTCCTTCTGAAAACTAAACAGAACCGGTAAAAACTGCCACTATTGCAAATCTGTTTTATTCTAATAACAATCGTTTCTTTTGTCCAATAAGTGAGAATATAGGAGATATAGATAGCAAAGAAAACCGGGGCGATTAAGATTCCATTCCCGCCTCAGATTAATAATCGGAAGGCTCTGAACAGTAAGACGGACGGTACAGCTAATGACACTAGAACATGAAATAAATGATTTCCTAGAACAAGCCCTCGACAAGTCTGCTGCAACCGAGTTGAGCAAGCTCATTGAGGGTTACAAACTATGCGCTCGTAGTGAGGGAATCAGCGAAAACACAATCATGCTTACCGAAAGAGCTGTGAGCTATTTCAAAAATTTTCTGACGGGCTCCGGGTTGCCCACTAACGTGGAATCAATTGGTACGAGCGAAATCCGCAGCTTCATCTTACACTTGAAGGAGGTTCAGCGTTTTCAGTCGCACCCATTCATCAAAAGTCACGACAGGAAACTCACAGGACATACAATTAATTGTTATCTTCGTAGCATCAGCGCCTTTTGGAGTTGGCTATTCAGGGAAGGATTCTTAGAGGTCAACCCGTTCGCCAGAATAAAAATACCTAAAGCACCTACGAAGGTTATAACCCCATTTACCGAAGACCAAATCCAAAGTTTGCTTCAAGCACTGGACACCTCCGTTATATCCGGTCTCAGGGCCTATGCAATAATTTTAACATTTCTGGACACAGGGATGCGATTGAGTGAGTTGATCGGCTTAAAAAAAGATAACGTCGATCTCAGAAATAAGATGCTCAAGGTCTTCGGTAAGGGAGCTAAAGAGCGCCGGATTCCGATGGGGAAAAGGCTGCTGGCGGCCTTGTGGAAGTATCAGCTGCATCGGCCGCAACCGGCGACGGGATCAATTGACAACTTTTTCCTCACGCAAGACGGTTGGCCGCTCACAAAAAACAGAGTGGAAACGATCATCAAAGATCTAGGTACAAAGGCAGGGTTACAAGGCGTGCGGTGTTCACCTCACACCTTCCGGCATACCTTCTGCATCGAGTTTCTGCGAAACGGCGCCAATCTTTTCAGCCTACAGCAAATGACAGGACACTCATCCCTAGAGGTTTTACGCGGATACGTAGCTTTAGCTGAGTCTGATGTCAAAATTGCTCACCAGAAGTTCTCCCCGGCCGATAACCTGAACTTAAAAATGCCTTGCTTAAGGAAAAATAAACACGGGAAAAAAGCTATGGAGAGGGATACATGAAAGCTAAAGCGATTTATGCAGTTCAGTATAAATGTGCTCTATACGGCAGAACACTTATGTCAAGAAGTGAAGCCAATGGCTGAGAGTCTTGAGCGAAACGAAGGATTGCGAATCTTGGCTCGAATTATCGCTAAGGCATACCTCGCTGACAACAAGCGTAGTGTCCGAGGGTCCAAAACACGTGAGGAAGGCAAGAAAGATGAAAGCATATCTCGAACCAACAGAAATAAGTCTACTGGAAAACGCCGCAGAAAACCTTCGCGATAGATTGCTGGTTCATATTCTGTTCCATCTAGGCTGCCGTATCTCGGAAGCCCTGGCGCTGACCGTGGATGATGTAGACCTCGAACATGGCCGAGTCACCATCAAGCATCTTAAATTTCGTATCAAGATATCATGCCCCCAATGCAATGCCAGGCTGGGCAAGGCTCATACCTTTTGCCCGAAGTGCGGCGATAAAGTGGAACAGACTGTAGCCAGGGAGCAAGAACACCGCCGCGTACGCACCTTGCCGCTCGATAATGGCACCCTGGCATTGCTTAAAGACTACATCGAGCGCGGCGGCCCAGTAACCAGAGACGCTAAGCAGGTGATCTTCGGCATCAACCGCCATCGCGCCTGGCAGATCGTCAGCGACTGCGCCTCCCGAGCCGGCCTCGGAGGTCTGGAGAACCCGATCACCGGCAGGAAGTGCGGCATCAGCCCGCACAGGCTGCGCGACGCGTTCGCCGTCCACGCCATGAAGCACAATGACTCCGGCGACGGTCTCAGGATGTTACAGGAGCACCTGGGGCATGCCAGCTTCGACACAACCGCCAGATACAGGAAGATCGCCGGCGAGGAACACCGCGACTGGTACCAGGGGCTCTGGGAGAAGGGGGAAGGAAGTGCCTGAGGCACTTAGGCCGAAGAGAGGCGGTTTCTTGCGACCCTTCGGCTGCGGCTGGTTCATCAGGGAGTTCCTATCGGGGAACGGTCCCTACGGCGCTCCTTCTATCAACCCTGATATAGGCGCTCCGCAATCCGAGATATTCTACCGCTACAAGAACGCCCTCATGCAGGCCACAGCAATGGATAGAGCCACAAAGGAAGAGGAACG
This portion of the Dehalococcoidia bacterium genome encodes:
- a CDS encoding tyrosine-type recombinase/integrase, which gives rise to MTLEHEINDFLEQALDKSAATELSKLIEGYKLCARSEGISENTIMLTERAVSYFKNFLTGSGLPTNVESIGTSEIRSFILHLKEVQRFQSHPFIKSHDRKLTGHTINCYLRSISAFWSWLFREGFLEVNPFARIKIPKAPTKVITPFTEDQIQSLLQALDTSVISGLRAYAIILTFLDTGMRLSELIGLKKDNVDLRNKMLKVFGKGAKERRIPMGKRLLAALWKYQLHRPQPATGSIDNFFLTQDGWPLTKNRVETIIKDLGTKAGLQGVRCSPHTFRHTFCIEFLRNGANLFSLQQMTGHSSLEVLRGYVALAESDVKIAHQKFSPADNLNLKMPCLRKNKHGKKAMERDT
- a CDS encoding tyrosine-type recombinase/integrase, with the translated sequence MKAYLEPTEISLLENAAENLRDRLLVHILFHLGCRISEALALTVDDVDLEHGRVTIKHLKFRIKISCPQCNARLGKAHTFCPKCGDKVEQTVAREQEHRRVRTLPLDNGTLALLKDYIERGGPVTRDAKQVIFGINRHRAWQIVSDCASRAGLGGLENPITGRKCGISPHRLRDAFAVHAMKHNDSGDGLRMLQEHLGHASFDTTARYRKIAGEEHRDWYQGLWEKGEGSA